One part of the Desulfovibrio aminophilus DSM 12254 genome encodes these proteins:
- a CDS encoding carboxymuconolactone decarboxylase family protein yields the protein MDRLEELTRTRKKAHTRLLRLKSRTYAAFLELEKAAYSDGALPRKAKELIAVGISVVIDCESCMQWHIEQAVARGATREEVLEAVEVGMEMGGGPATVSARFALEVMDRAFGEEDQ from the coding sequence ATGGATCGTCTGGAGGAACTCACCCGCACCCGCAAGAAGGCCCACACTCGTCTGTTGCGGCTCAAGTCCCGGACCTACGCGGCCTTCCTGGAACTGGAGAAGGCCGCCTATTCCGACGGGGCCCTGCCGCGCAAGGCCAAGGAGCTCATCGCCGTGGGCATCTCCGTAGTCATCGACTGCGAGTCGTGCATGCAGTGGCACATCGAACAGGCCGTAGCCCGCGGAGCCACGCGGGAGGAGGTGTTGGAGGCCGTGGAGGTGGGCATGGAGATGGGCGGAGGACCGGCCACGGTCTCGGCCCGCTTCGCCCTGGAAGTCATGGACCGGGCCTTCGGGGAGGAGGATCAATGA
- a CDS encoding energy transducer TonB — protein sequence MTGGPGIPPPAFAGRSKNTWGFGLSAALLALGLHALALALLLAMPSGLDESGDVPTYEMDLTAFGRNTDGGDGGYSATTPDPARPPVSGKPAETASRTAKPLQPESAPPSVPEKGQLPSKNSESASAPSTAPDTSRSTEGRIHGHGAGNGQDTYGPGQVERPPRLLRRVDPDYPQAARRQGVSGKVVVRFLVGSDGRVRDIEVVEAEPSGYFEQAAVNAVSRWEFSPGMLRGRAVAVWMLVPVSFSLR from the coding sequence GTGACCGGAGGGCCGGGCATCCCTCCCCCGGCCTTCGCGGGGCGGAGCAAAAACACCTGGGGTTTCGGTCTCTCGGCCGCCCTGCTGGCCCTCGGCCTGCACGCCCTGGCCCTGGCGCTGCTTCTGGCCATGCCCTCGGGACTCGACGAATCCGGAGACGTCCCCACCTATGAGATGGACCTGACGGCTTTCGGCCGGAACACGGATGGTGGTGACGGCGGATACTCGGCAACCACACCCGATCCCGCCAGGCCACCCGTTTCAGGGAAACCCGCCGAAACAGCGTCCCGAACCGCGAAGCCGTTGCAGCCGGAATCCGCACCGCCATCAGTCCCCGAGAAGGGCCAGCTCCCCTCGAAAAACAGCGAATCCGCCTCCGCGCCCAGCACCGCGCCGGACACGTCCCGGTCGACGGAAGGACGAATCCATGGTCATGGCGCGGGCAACGGCCAGGACACCTACGGCCCTGGCCAGGTGGAACGCCCGCCGCGCCTGCTGCGTAGAGTCGACCCGGACTATCCCCAGGCGGCCCGCAGACAGGGAGTCAGCGGCAAGGTGGTGGTGAGGTTTCTCGTCGGGTCCGACGGCCGCGTCCGCGACATCGAAGTGGTCGAAGCCGAGCCTTCGGGATATTTCGAACAGGCGGCCGTCAATGCGGTTTCGCGCTGGGAGTTCAGCCCGGGCATGCTGCGGGGGCGGGCCGTGGCGGTCTGGATGCTCGTGCCCGTCAGTTTCAGCCTGCGTTGA
- a CDS encoding very short patch repair endonuclease yields the protein MDTVDKSTRSRIMSRVGQKDTGPEMKLRRSLHKIGLRYRLHDKRLPGSPDIVFPRFKAALFVHGCFWHRHGCKATTTPGTNVDFWRKKFDENIARDRRDIEALQDSGWRVAVVWECSLKGKNADPDEVARLVREWLLTSEKHQVIPKDAQTVSSRR from the coding sequence GTGGATACCGTCGATAAATCGACACGTTCGAGAATCATGTCCAGGGTTGGTCAAAAAGACACTGGTCCGGAGATGAAGCTTCGAAGGTCGCTACACAAAATAGGACTGCGATATCGGCTTCACGACAAGAGATTGCCGGGATCTCCGGATATCGTCTTCCCCAGGTTCAAGGCGGCTTTGTTCGTCCATGGCTGTTTCTGGCACCGCCACGGCTGCAAGGCTACTACGACGCCCGGAACCAACGTGGATTTCTGGCGCAAGAAGTTCGACGAAAACATCGCCAGAGATAGACGGGACATCGAAGCCCTCCAGGATTCGGGGTGGAGGGTGGCGGTGGTCTGGGAGTGTTCGTTAAAAGGCAAAAATGCCGACCCCGATGAGGTTGCGAGGCTTGTGCGCGAATGGTTGCTCACGAGCGAGAAGCACCAGGTAATCCCTAAAGATGCTCAAACCGTAAGTTCTCGGCGCTAA
- a CDS encoding YkgJ family cysteine cluster protein — MADEAFSCRMCGHCCRGQGGILLTDKDLSRLAEHLGLKPAEVLERYTETRNGKVGITCGPDGFCVFYNEGCGVHPGRPDVCRAWPFFRGNLVDETSWRLIQDYCPGVNPDVPFPDFVSQGRRYLKEHDLEREDQGSAPNALLKIDDGDES, encoded by the coding sequence ATGGCTGACGAAGCCTTCTCCTGCCGTATGTGCGGCCACTGCTGCCGGGGGCAGGGCGGCATTCTCCTGACCGACAAGGATCTGAGCCGCCTGGCGGAGCACTTGGGGCTGAAACCGGCGGAGGTTCTGGAACGCTACACCGAAACCCGGAACGGCAAGGTCGGGATCACATGCGGCCCCGACGGCTTCTGCGTCTTCTACAATGAAGGCTGCGGCGTACACCCCGGCCGCCCCGACGTCTGCCGGGCCTGGCCGTTCTTCCGGGGCAACCTGGTGGACGAGACGAGCTGGCGGCTCATCCAGGACTATTGCCCGGGCGTGAACCCGGATGTGCCCTTTCCCGACTTCGTGAGCCAGGGCCGCCGCTACCTGAAGGAACACGACCTGGAACGCGAGGACCAGGGCAGCGCACCCAACGCCCTGCTCAAGATCGACGACGGTGACGAGTCATGA
- a CDS encoding HD domain-containing phosphohydrolase, whose protein sequence is MEQRKKILVVDDEAVNRDVMSGLLRSFGHEPLVADSGLTALEMLREGVDIVLLDAMMPFMDGYELVRVIRADPRHADIPLVMVTALAAKEDRLRAVEAGCTDFISKPIDATELRIRMTSLLRLKSYLDEVKVYQARLEQMVDEQTRALRLAVENLNDTQQAAVRAHRETLHKLAAAAEFKDQNTGQHIVRMSRYSALLASRLGLPPSEVEMVLHGSPMHDIGKIGVPDSVLLKPDKLNAGEWEAMKTHTVIGARILESASSQLLETGRIIAESHHEKWDGSGYPHGLSGEDIPLYGRICAVADVFDALTSRRPYKDAMTNAEALGIMNMGRGKHFDPAIYDLFIKNFDAIVTIQRRFQD, encoded by the coding sequence GTGGAACAGCGCAAGAAAATCCTCGTGGTGGACGACGAAGCGGTCAACCGCGACGTCATGTCCGGTCTGTTGCGGTCCTTTGGTCATGAGCCGCTGGTCGCGGACTCCGGACTCACGGCGTTGGAGATGCTCCGTGAAGGTGTGGATATTGTTCTGCTCGACGCCATGATGCCGTTCATGGACGGTTACGAATTGGTCCGCGTCATTCGCGCCGATCCCCGACACGCCGACATTCCCCTGGTCATGGTCACGGCCCTGGCGGCCAAGGAGGACCGGCTCCGCGCGGTGGAGGCCGGGTGCACGGATTTCATCTCCAAACCCATCGACGCCACGGAATTGCGCATCCGCATGACTTCTCTGCTGCGCCTGAAGTCCTACCTCGACGAGGTCAAGGTCTACCAGGCGCGGCTGGAACAGATGGTCGACGAGCAGACCCGGGCCCTGCGTCTGGCCGTGGAGAACCTCAACGACACCCAGCAGGCCGCCGTGCGGGCCCACCGCGAAACTCTGCACAAGCTGGCCGCCGCGGCCGAGTTCAAGGACCAGAACACCGGCCAACACATTGTCCGCATGAGCCGTTATTCGGCCTTGCTGGCCTCTCGGCTGGGACTGCCCCCGAGCGAGGTGGAGATGGTTCTGCACGGGAGCCCCATGCACGACATCGGCAAGATCGGAGTGCCCGATTCCGTTCTGCTCAAGCCGGACAAGTTGAATGCCGGGGAGTGGGAGGCCATGAAAACCCATACCGTCATCGGTGCGCGCATCCTCGAATCCGCTTCCTCGCAGCTGTTGGAGACCGGCCGGATCATCGCCGAGAGCCACCATGAGAAGTGGGACGGTTCGGGCTATCCCCATGGACTGAGCGGAGAGGACATCCCGCTCTATGGGCGCATCTGTGCCGTGGCCGACGTCTTCGACGCCTTGACCAGCCGTCGACCCTACAAAGATGCCATGACCAACGCCGAGGCGTTGGGGATCATGAACATGGGGCGGGGAAAACACTTCGATCCGGCCATATACGATCTTTTTATTAAAAATTTCGATGCGATAGTAACGATCCAGCGGCGTTTCCAGGATTGA
- a CDS encoding CoA-binding protein, translated as MPISDSELAAMLREVKTIAVVGANDRPGRPVDRVGRYLIDAGYRVIPVHPARNAVWGLPARKSLLDIEEPVDLVNLFRAPEHCPAHAAEVLRLPTRPRCFWMQLGIASAEARALLEHSLIVVEDRCLMVEHARLLGNAHG; from the coding sequence ATGCCGATCAGCGATTCAGAGCTAGCCGCCATGCTCCGCGAGGTCAAGACCATCGCGGTGGTGGGCGCCAACGACAGGCCGGGACGGCCGGTGGACCGCGTCGGGCGTTACCTCATCGACGCGGGCTACAGGGTCATCCCGGTGCATCCGGCCCGGAACGCGGTCTGGGGTCTGCCCGCGCGCAAGAGCCTGCTGGACATCGAAGAGCCTGTGGATCTGGTGAACCTGTTCCGCGCGCCCGAGCACTGCCCGGCCCACGCCGCCGAAGTTCTGCGCCTGCCCACCAGGCCCCGCTGTTTCTGGATGCAACTGGGCATCGCGAGCGCCGAGGCCCGCGCCCTGCTCGAACATTCGCTGATCGTGGTGGAGGATCGTTGCCTCATGGTCGAACACGCGCGCCTGCTGGGAAACGCCCATGGCTGA
- a CDS encoding iron-containing alcohol dehydrogenase: MPLFQFFLPTRLLFGPGSLESLGDTPHLPKGRKALIVTSSGGSMIRHGFLGRVQALLAARGVASMVYDRVRPNPESDQVDEAAALAREAGADFILGLGGGSPLDVAKAAAVMARNPGSVWDYVQGGSGGGRQPENAPLPLVCVPSTAGTGSEMNYRSVITRTGSPEKLAWGVEAGAPVLSVVDPDLTLTMPPRLTALTGMDALFHAVEGFLSLRRQPLTDLVALEAVHLVANHLPRAVADGSDREFRTVLSWASCSGGICLALSSTTILHGLEHALSALKPDLPHGEGLVMLAPACLRHLAAKAPERFDELSLALGCGEDQAGPEGFLKALARLMEESGLGVPRLADCGLTREDIPALAKNALETNSRLLAATPGDMGQEDMERILEDALSA, translated from the coding sequence ATGCCTTTGTTCCAGTTTTTCCTGCCCACGCGCCTGCTCTTCGGCCCCGGCTCCCTTGAGAGCCTGGGCGACACCCCCCACCTGCCCAAGGGCCGCAAGGCGCTCATCGTCACCAGTTCCGGCGGCTCCATGATCCGCCACGGCTTCCTCGGGCGGGTCCAGGCCCTCCTGGCTGCGCGCGGGGTAGCCAGCATGGTCTACGACCGGGTGCGGCCCAATCCCGAATCGGATCAGGTGGACGAGGCGGCGGCCCTGGCCCGCGAGGCAGGGGCGGACTTCATTCTCGGTCTGGGCGGAGGCAGCCCCCTGGACGTGGCCAAAGCGGCGGCGGTCATGGCCCGCAACCCCGGCTCGGTCTGGGACTACGTGCAGGGCGGCAGCGGCGGCGGCAGACAGCCGGAAAACGCCCCCCTGCCCCTGGTCTGCGTGCCGAGCACCGCGGGCACGGGCTCGGAGATGAACTACCGCTCGGTCATCACCCGCACCGGCAGCCCGGAGAAACTGGCCTGGGGCGTGGAGGCCGGGGCCCCGGTCCTGTCCGTGGTGGACCCGGACCTGACCTTGACCATGCCCCCGCGCCTGACCGCGCTCACGGGCATGGACGCCCTGTTCCACGCCGTGGAGGGCTTTCTCTCCCTGCGCCGTCAGCCGCTCACCGACCTGGTCGCCCTGGAGGCCGTGCATCTGGTGGCCAACCACCTGCCCCGGGCCGTGGCCGACGGAAGCGACCGCGAATTCCGCACCGTGCTTTCCTGGGCCTCCTGCTCCGGCGGCATCTGCTTGGCCCTGTCCTCGACCACCATCCTGCACGGCCTGGAGCACGCGCTCTCGGCGCTCAAGCCGGACCTGCCCCACGGCGAGGGTCTGGTCATGCTCGCCCCGGCCTGCCTCCGCCATCTGGCGGCCAAGGCTCCGGAACGCTTCGACGAACTCTCCCTGGCCCTGGGCTGCGGCGAGGATCAGGCCGGTCCCGAAGGCTTCTTGAAGGCCCTGGCCCGGCTCATGGAGGAATCCGGACTCGGCGTTCCGCGACTGGCCGACTGCGGCCTGACCCGCGAGGACATCCCGGCCCTGGCCAAGAACGCCCTGGAGACCAACAGCCGCCTGCTGGCTGCCACCCCCGGCGACATGGGTCAGGAAGACATGGAACGCATCCTGGAAGACGCCCTGTCGGCATAG
- a CDS encoding bacteriohemerythrin has protein sequence MPLLQWNQSLTLGHAEIDEQHRLLVEAINELHDRIQEGAEHQGLLDAVQGLAAYADYHFSDEERLMLRHGFPELEDHRLAHMEFRERMDACSATIHHSDSHPTAVEMLSFLTRWLARHIQRDDRAFIDFVNRH, from the coding sequence ATGCCCCTCCTCCAATGGAATCAGAGTCTGACCCTCGGCCATGCCGAGATCGACGAGCAGCACCGTCTGCTCGTGGAGGCGATCAACGAGTTGCACGACCGCATCCAGGAAGGCGCAGAGCATCAGGGCCTCCTGGACGCAGTCCAAGGACTCGCGGCATACGCCGACTATCATTTTTCCGATGAGGAGCGGCTCATGCTCCGGCACGGCTTTCCCGAGTTGGAAGATCACCGGCTGGCCCACATGGAGTTCCGGGAACGCATGGACGCCTGCTCCGCCACGATCCACCACTCCGACTCCCACCCGACGGCCGTGGAGATGCTGTCCTTTCTCACGCGCTGGCTCGCCCGGCACATTCAGCGCGACGACAGGGCCTTCATCGACTTCGTGAACCGCCACTGA
- a CDS encoding DUF2867 domain-containing protein, protein MSTRFADTTPELAELIAGADHVDVKRVRARTSLRGFLAAFISYHPRWLDWLYVVRAGLVRLLGMRQEHMDTAPLEEQDVDLTPGGKLRFFTTELSREDRLWVGIAEDKHLAARVVVERRSGDHGAAVFLVFTVVHYKHWTGPVYFNLIRPFHHLVVLGMCRSVERAFP, encoded by the coding sequence ATGAGCACCCGCTTCGCCGACACCACGCCGGAGCTGGCGGAACTGATCGCCGGGGCCGACCACGTGGACGTGAAGCGGGTGCGGGCGCGGACGTCGTTGCGCGGCTTCCTGGCCGCCTTCATCTCCTACCACCCACGTTGGCTCGACTGGCTCTATGTCGTTCGCGCCGGGCTCGTGCGCCTGCTCGGCATGCGCCAGGAACACATGGACACGGCTCCGTTGGAGGAGCAGGACGTGGACCTGACGCCCGGCGGGAAACTGCGCTTCTTCACCACCGAGCTGTCCCGCGAGGATCGGCTCTGGGTCGGGATCGCCGAGGACAAGCACCTCGCGGCCAGGGTCGTGGTGGAGCGCCGCTCGGGGGACCACGGCGCGGCCGTCTTCCTGGTCTTCACCGTGGTCCATTACAAGCACTGGACCGGGCCGGTCTATTTCAACCTCATCCGACCCTTCCACCATCTCGTGGTCCTCGGCATGTGCCGGTCGGTGGAGCGGGCCTTCCCCTAA
- a CDS encoding MBL fold metallo-hydrolase, producing MYFQQIATPGLGCLSYAVGCPAAKVMAVVDPRRDVQVYLDIAREEGMRITHVVDTHLHADHVSGAHELASRTGAEILMGEGSPVSFAFRPLRHGDVLTFGAARLTVLSTPGHTPHAISLLLTDTARSEEPWMLLSGDLLFVGDVGRPDLAGGELLEEQVRNLWRSLRETLGNCPDHLEVFPSHGMGSLCGRGLSSKPSTTLGFERLGNPMLRHETLESFREALLANLPVRPKSFTHIIATNAKGAPLLDRCPVDRAMSPDQFEAYMKSGTVVIDCRDAAAFGGMHIPGSLNIGLERQLANWVGMVVAPESDILLVTPDDAAYETMTTELHRIGYDNIYGYLSGSIGSWVYSGRPVDTLALTPAQRLKARLDADGAPLVLDVRTPAEWGQGVIPGARRAPLSDLLEGRLPHPEGEAVIYCASGYRSNIAASFLRRTGAADVSVLAGGMLAWTRAGFPVES from the coding sequence ATGTATTTCCAACAGATAGCGACACCCGGCCTAGGCTGTCTGTCCTATGCCGTTGGCTGTCCGGCCGCCAAGGTCATGGCCGTCGTTGATCCCCGCCGCGACGTGCAGGTCTACCTCGACATCGCCCGCGAGGAGGGCATGCGCATCACGCATGTGGTGGACACGCATCTCCACGCCGACCACGTCAGCGGAGCCCATGAACTGGCCTCTCGCACCGGTGCGGAAATCCTCATGGGCGAAGGTTCGCCCGTGTCCTTCGCCTTCCGGCCCCTGCGCCACGGCGACGTGCTCACCTTCGGAGCGGCCAGGCTCACCGTACTCTCCACACCGGGGCACACGCCCCACGCCATCTCCCTGTTGCTGACGGATACCGCGCGCAGCGAGGAGCCCTGGATGCTCCTCTCCGGCGATCTGCTCTTCGTGGGCGACGTCGGGCGGCCGGACCTGGCCGGGGGCGAACTCCTGGAGGAACAAGTGCGCAACCTCTGGCGCAGCCTGCGCGAAACCCTGGGAAACTGCCCGGATCACCTGGAGGTCTTCCCCTCCCACGGCATGGGCTCACTCTGCGGCCGGGGCCTCAGTTCCAAGCCGAGCACGACCCTGGGTTTCGAGCGCCTCGGCAACCCCATGCTCCGACACGAAACCCTGGAATCCTTCCGCGAGGCCCTTCTCGCCAATCTGCCCGTCCGGCCCAAAAGCTTCACCCACATCATCGCCACCAACGCCAAGGGGGCTCCGCTCCTGGACCGCTGCCCAGTGGACCGGGCCATGAGCCCGGACCAGTTCGAGGCCTACATGAAGAGCGGCACCGTGGTCATCGACTGCCGCGACGCGGCGGCCTTCGGCGGCATGCACATCCCCGGTTCGCTGAACATCGGCCTGGAACGGCAACTGGCCAACTGGGTGGGCATGGTGGTGGCCCCGGAGAGCGACATTCTGCTGGTGACCCCGGATGACGCGGCCTACGAGACCATGACCACGGAGTTGCACCGCATCGGCTACGACAACATTTACGGATACCTGTCCGGGAGCATCGGCTCCTGGGTCTATTCCGGACGCCCGGTGGACACGCTGGCGCTGACGCCCGCGCAACGGCTCAAGGCCCGCCTCGACGCCGATGGAGCCCCGCTCGTCCTGGACGTGCGCACTCCCGCCGAGTGGGGCCAGGGGGTCATTCCGGGAGCCCGGCGCGCGCCGCTCTCGGACCTTCTGGAAGGCAGACTGCCCCATCCCGAGGGTGAAGCCGTGATCTACTGCGCCTCGGGCTACCGCTCGAACATCGCGGCCTCCTTTCTGCGCCGGACGGGCGCGGCCGACGTGAGCGTCCTGGCGGGCGGCATGTTGGCCTGGACCCGGGCGGGCTTCCCCGTGGAGTCGTGA
- a CDS encoding protein-disulfide reductase DsbD family protein produces MSTDWSFLTPPRQDKHPGGGALAVLQLTPHKGWYVYSDRASVVGLPTRLAVELEGYGPLPVFFPPGTMKRDKADRSIQVETYPTPTPLFVPLPAEAKPPYRLKASLSLLLCSDNQCLPVNQDVSADSGGESPAPGGKESWWPLFAKALERGPVLTPLPASTPAEGSARQWDFSPSYLQPEREVSALLPAILFGLLAGFLLNFMPCVLPVVSLKLTALLHGASRGAHLPRQEQFREHNLFFALGVLCYFLFLSLLLGGTGLAWGQMFQRPGTVLALTAILFALSLSLFGLYTLPIVDMKFGQATRPRTQAFLTGVLATLLATPCSGPFLGGVLGWALLQPPLVISTVFLSIGLGMAAPYLVMVASPGLVRILPKPGPWVGHIEKAVAFFLMGTCIYLLNILPENQIIPALTLLWFTVPAAWLVGRAARVSGRLNALILRGVALAVVLIAFVWAVQPRQETDWIDFEAESFADDLGKNTLFVEFTADWCPSCKVLNQAVLTPDNLASWRERYDLTLVRVDLSESNPDGEALLRAIGGKSIPVLAVFPARNPDKPLVLRDFYTTRDIREALDASLSR; encoded by the coding sequence TTGTCCACGGACTGGAGCTTCCTGACACCTCCGCGGCAGGACAAGCACCCCGGCGGCGGGGCCCTGGCCGTGCTTCAACTCACGCCTCACAAAGGCTGGTACGTCTATTCCGATCGGGCCTCGGTGGTCGGCCTGCCGACTCGTCTGGCGGTGGAACTGGAGGGCTACGGCCCGCTGCCGGTCTTCTTCCCCCCGGGCACGATGAAACGCGACAAGGCCGACCGCTCAATCCAGGTGGAGACGTATCCGACCCCCACGCCGCTCTTCGTGCCGCTTCCAGCCGAAGCCAAGCCGCCATACCGCCTCAAGGCGTCCCTGAGCCTGCTGCTCTGCTCGGACAATCAGTGTCTCCCGGTGAACCAGGACGTATCCGCCGATTCCGGCGGGGAATCACCGGCTCCCGGCGGAAAGGAAAGCTGGTGGCCGTTGTTCGCCAAGGCCCTGGAGCGAGGCCCGGTGCTCACTCCGCTCCCAGCCTCGACCCCGGCCGAGGGCAGCGCCCGCCAATGGGACTTCTCGCCCAGTTACCTGCAACCCGAACGCGAGGTATCGGCACTGCTTCCGGCGATCCTCTTCGGGCTCCTGGCCGGTTTCCTGCTCAACTTCATGCCCTGCGTCCTGCCCGTGGTCAGCCTCAAGCTCACGGCCCTGCTGCACGGCGCATCCAGAGGCGCACACCTGCCCCGCCAGGAGCAATTCCGGGAGCACAACCTCTTCTTCGCCCTGGGCGTGCTCTGCTACTTCCTCTTCCTGAGCCTGCTCCTGGGCGGCACCGGCCTGGCCTGGGGCCAGATGTTCCAGCGGCCGGGCACGGTCCTGGCCCTGACCGCAATCCTCTTTGCCCTGTCCCTATCCCTTTTCGGCCTCTACACCCTGCCCATCGTGGACATGAAATTCGGCCAGGCCACCCGGCCGAGAACCCAGGCGTTCCTCACCGGCGTCCTGGCCACGCTCCTGGCCACCCCATGCAGCGGGCCCTTCCTGGGCGGCGTCCTGGGCTGGGCCCTGCTCCAGCCGCCGCTGGTCATCAGCACGGTCTTCCTCTCCATCGGCCTGGGCATGGCCGCGCCCTACCTGGTCATGGTGGCGAGTCCCGGACTGGTGCGTATTCTGCCCAAACCCGGCCCCTGGGTCGGACACATCGAGAAGGCCGTGGCCTTCTTCCTCATGGGCACCTGCATCTATCTCCTGAACATCCTGCCGGAGAACCAGATCATCCCAGCCCTGACCCTGCTCTGGTTCACGGTTCCGGCGGCTTGGCTCGTGGGACGGGCCGCCCGGGTTTCCGGCCGTCTCAATGCCCTGATTCTGCGAGGGGTGGCCCTGGCCGTGGTGCTGATTGCCTTCGTCTGGGCCGTTCAGCCCCGCCAGGAAACCGACTGGATCGACTTCGAAGCCGAGAGCTTCGCCGACGACCTGGGCAAGAACACCTTGTTCGTGGAATTCACCGCCGACTGGTGCCCCTCCTGCAAAGTCTTGAACCAGGCCGTACTGACCCCGGACAACCTGGCGTCCTGGCGGGAACGCTACGACCTGACCCTGGTTCGCGTGGACCTGAGCGAAAGCAATCCCGACGGCGAGGCCCTGTTGCGCGCCATCGGCGGCAAGAGCATTCCGGTCCTGGCGGTCTTCCCGGCCCGAAACCCGGACAAGCCCCTGGTTCTGCGCGACTTCTACACCACCCGCGACATCCGCGAGGCCCTGGACGCATCCTTGAGCCGCTGA
- a CDS encoding Lrp/AsnC family transcriptional regulator translates to MVNAIVLLTVQPDLINAVAQKLVQIPGVGEVHSVGGRFDLVAIIRAKDNEGLAQIVTERMLKVQGIRGSETLISYRVISQYDLENIFSLGGDS, encoded by the coding sequence ATGGTCAACGCCATCGTTCTGCTGACGGTTCAGCCCGACCTCATCAACGCCGTGGCCCAGAAGCTTGTCCAGATTCCCGGAGTGGGCGAGGTGCATTCCGTGGGCGGTCGGTTCGACCTGGTGGCTATCATCCGCGCCAAGGACAACGAGGGCCTGGCCCAGATCGTCACCGAGCGCATGCTCAAGGTCCAGGGCATCCGCGGTTCGGAGACGCTCATTTCCTACCGGGTCATTTCACAGTACGATCTGGAGAATATTTTTTCCCTGGGAGGCGATTCCTGA
- a CDS encoding M24 family metallopeptidase, whose amino-acid sequence MFEALSVVPRAELEARWAKVRRFLAETAPDAGGVLAFSRLNVYYLSGVLGAGCCWLPLEGEPVLLLRKGRERALLESALTRIAAFKSYKDLPALAAEAGSPFSEVIAAETTGLSWQLGQMLASRLSDRRFVSGDLALNLAQSLKSEWELNILRLAGERHHQALHDILPEVIRPGMSEREISHLAWQVFFTLGHQGLMRMSAFGEEIFLGHVSAGDSGNYPSVFNGPLGVRGEHPAAPYMGYAGKLWNRGEPLALDIGFALEGYCTDKTQLYWAGEEGEIPEAARSAHAFAMDVQAWAAENLRPGNTPEHIWLHCRDWAAKAGFAEGFMGLDENKVPFLGHGIGLAIDCYPAIAKGFDRPIEAGMVFALEPKIGVPGLGMVGVENTFEVTPSGGVCITGDDCRMLCIA is encoded by the coding sequence ATGTTCGAAGCACTCTCCGTCGTGCCCCGCGCGGAACTGGAGGCCCGTTGGGCCAAGGTCCGCCGCTTCCTGGCCGAAACAGCGCCCGATGCGGGCGGCGTCCTGGCCTTTTCGCGCCTCAACGTCTACTACCTGTCCGGCGTCCTGGGCGCGGGCTGTTGCTGGCTTCCCCTGGAGGGTGAGCCGGTGCTCCTGCTGCGCAAGGGCCGGGAGCGGGCGTTGCTGGAAAGCGCCCTGACTCGGATCGCCGCATTCAAATCCTACAAGGATCTTCCCGCGCTGGCCGCCGAGGCGGGCAGCCCGTTCAGCGAGGTGATCGCGGCCGAGACCACCGGCCTGTCCTGGCAGTTGGGCCAGATGCTGGCCTCGCGCCTCTCCGACCGGCGTTTCGTCTCCGGCGACCTGGCCTTGAACTTGGCCCAAAGCCTCAAGTCCGAATGGGAACTGAACATCCTGCGTCTGGCCGGGGAGCGCCACCATCAGGCCCTGCACGACATTCTGCCGGAGGTCATTCGGCCGGGCATGAGCGAACGGGAAATTTCCCATCTGGCTTGGCAGGTCTTCTTCACTTTGGGGCACCAGGGGCTCATGCGCATGAGCGCCTTCGGCGAGGAGATATTCCTCGGCCACGTCTCGGCCGGGGATTCCGGCAACTATCCCAGCGTGTTCAACGGCCCCCTCGGCGTGCGCGGCGAACATCCGGCCGCGCCCTACATGGGCTACGCGGGCAAGCTCTGGAATCGGGGCGAACCCCTGGCCCTGGACATCGGCTTCGCCCTGGAGGGCTACTGCACGGACAAGACCCAGCTCTACTGGGCCGGGGAGGAGGGCGAGATTCCCGAGGCCGCCCGTTCGGCCCACGCCTTCGCCATGGACGTGCAGGCCTGGGCCGCCGAGAATCTGCGGCCCGGCAACACCCCCGAACACATCTGGCTGCATTGCCGGGATTGGGCCGCCAAGGCCGGGTTCGCCGAGGGCTTCATGGGTCTGGACGAAAACAAGGTGCCTTTCCTCGGGCACGGCATCGGCTTGGCCATCGACTGCTATCCGGCCATCGCCAAGGGTTTCGACCGGCCCATCGAGGCGGGCATGGTCTTCGCCCTGGAGCCCAAGATCGGCGTTCCCGGCCTGGGCATGGTCGGGGTGGAGAACACCTTCGAGGTCACGCCCTCGGGCGGGGTCTGCATCACCGGCGACGACTGCCGCATGCTCTGCATCGCTTAG